One genomic segment of Kribbella jejuensis includes these proteins:
- the coaE gene encoding dephospho-CoA kinase, giving the protein MLRVGLTGGIGSGKSAVSARLAARGAVVIDSDVLAREVVARGTDGLAEVVAAFGSGVLTADGDLDRPALGKIVFGDEPARRRLEAIIHPRVRARAADIEAAADADAIVVHDIPLLVETGQADKFDLVLVVDVPVEVQVERLTTQRGMAAEEARQRIASQASREDRLAVADVVVDNSGSLADLDRRLDEVWATFEHRLSHGPDTKR; this is encoded by the coding sequence GTGCTGAGAGTGGGACTGACCGGTGGGATCGGGTCCGGCAAGAGTGCGGTGTCGGCGCGACTGGCTGCGCGCGGGGCGGTGGTGATCGACTCCGACGTACTCGCGCGTGAGGTCGTGGCGCGCGGGACCGACGGGCTGGCGGAGGTGGTCGCCGCGTTCGGTTCCGGCGTACTGACCGCCGACGGTGACCTGGATCGGCCCGCGCTGGGGAAGATCGTGTTCGGCGACGAGCCCGCGCGGCGCAGGCTCGAGGCGATCATCCACCCGCGGGTGCGGGCCCGGGCCGCGGACATCGAGGCGGCGGCCGACGCGGACGCGATCGTCGTCCACGACATCCCGCTGCTGGTCGAGACCGGGCAGGCGGACAAGTTCGACCTGGTGCTGGTCGTCGACGTACCGGTCGAGGTACAGGTCGAACGGCTGACCACGCAGCGCGGGATGGCCGCGGAAGAGGCCCGGCAGCGGATCGCCAGCCAGGCGTCCCGGGAGGACCGGCTCGCGGTCGCGGACGTCGTCGTCGACAACTCCGGCAGCCTCGCCGACCTGGATCGCCGGCTGGACGAGGTGTGGGCCACCTTCGAACACCGGCTGAGCCACGGTCCGGACACGAAAAGGTGA
- the rpsA gene encoding 30S ribosomal protein S1: MTASIEAPLDPAVRNTPQVAVNDIGSEEDFLAAIDQTIKYFNDGDIVEGTIVKVDRDEVLLDIGYKTEGVIPSRELSIKHDVDPNEVVNVGDHVEALVLQKEDKEGRLILSKKRAQYEKAWGTIEKIKEEDGVVTGTVIEVVKGGLILDIGLRGFLPASLVEMRRVRDLQPYVGQEIEAKIIELDKNRNNVVLSRRAWLEQTQSEVRMNFLTQLQKGQIRKGVVSSIVNFGAFVDLGGVDGLVHVSELSWKHIDHPTEVVEVGQEVTVEVLDVDMDRERVSLSLKATQEDPWQQFARTHQMGQIVPGKVTKLVPFGAFVRVEEGIEGLVHISELAERHVEIPEQVVQVNDDVMVKIIDIDLERRRISLSLKQANEGVDPVSDDFDPTLYGMTATYDDQGNYIYPEGFDPETGEWLEGFDKQREEWERQYAEAHARWEAHKKQIEEAKTADVEAGEASSYSSAAAPQDDAPVEGALASDEALQALREKLTGQG, from the coding sequence ATGACGGCCAGCATCGAGGCTCCCCTCGACCCCGCAGTGCGCAACACCCCGCAGGTAGCGGTCAATGACATCGGGTCGGAGGAAGACTTCCTCGCGGCGATCGATCAGACCATCAAGTACTTCAACGACGGCGACATCGTCGAGGGCACCATCGTCAAGGTCGACCGGGACGAGGTCCTGCTCGACATCGGTTACAAGACCGAAGGCGTGATCCCGTCCCGCGAGCTGTCGATCAAGCACGACGTCGACCCGAACGAGGTCGTCAACGTCGGCGATCACGTCGAGGCCCTGGTTCTCCAGAAGGAGGACAAGGAAGGCCGTCTGATCCTCTCGAAGAAGCGCGCCCAGTACGAGAAGGCCTGGGGCACGATCGAGAAGATCAAGGAAGAGGACGGCGTCGTCACCGGCACCGTCATCGAGGTCGTCAAGGGTGGCCTCATCCTGGACATCGGCCTGCGCGGCTTCCTGCCGGCGTCGCTGGTCGAGATGCGCCGGGTCCGCGACCTCCAGCCGTACGTCGGCCAGGAGATCGAGGCGAAGATCATCGAGCTGGACAAGAACCGCAACAACGTGGTCCTGTCCCGCCGCGCCTGGCTGGAGCAGACCCAGTCCGAGGTGCGGATGAACTTCCTCACCCAGCTGCAGAAGGGCCAGATCCGCAAGGGCGTCGTGTCCTCGATCGTCAACTTCGGTGCGTTCGTGGACCTCGGCGGCGTGGACGGCCTGGTGCACGTCTCGGAGCTGTCGTGGAAGCACATCGACCACCCGACCGAGGTCGTCGAGGTCGGCCAGGAGGTCACCGTCGAGGTGCTGGACGTCGACATGGACCGCGAGCGCGTCTCGCTGTCGCTGAAGGCGACCCAGGAAGACCCGTGGCAGCAGTTCGCCCGGACCCACCAGATGGGCCAGATCGTGCCCGGCAAGGTCACCAAGCTGGTTCCGTTCGGTGCGTTCGTCCGCGTGGAGGAGGGCATCGAGGGTCTGGTGCACATCTCCGAGCTGGCCGAGCGGCACGTCGAGATCCCGGAGCAGGTCGTCCAGGTCAACGACGACGTCATGGTCAAGATCATCGACATCGACCTGGAGCGGCGCCGGATCTCGCTGTCGCTCAAGCAGGCCAACGAGGGTGTCGACCCGGTCTCGGACGACTTCGACCCGACGCTCTACGGCATGACGGCGACGTACGACGACCAGGGCAACTACATCTACCCGGAGGGCTTCGACCCGGAGACGGGCGAGTGGCTCGAGGGCTTCGACAAGCAGCGTGAGGAGTGGGAGCGGCAGTACGCCGAGGCCCACGCGCGCTGGGAGGCCCACAAGAAGCAGATCGAGGAGGCCAAGACGGCCGACGTGGAGGCCGGCGAGGCATCGTCGTACTCCTCGGCCGCAGCCCCGCAGGACGACGCTCCCGTCGAGGGCGCGCTCGCTTCCGACGAGGCACTCCAGGCCCTCCGCGAGAAGCTGACCGGCCAGGGCTGA
- a CDS encoding phosphotransferase family protein yields MTDFAASAVPLTGGYGGQTFAVSAGGEDAVIKFYAKDPGRAVVDAALLELVRGLLPVPRVLELKREGSYDEPPYLLTERLPGVNLQMFLETADEAQRRTVGTQLGELLARLSGMPFLRAGMFQDDELRVEPFGVGDLTEYVAGLDLGLSEGFATVIDEAEELLEGGVHRVCLVHSDFNPKNLLVDPETARITGLIDWEFAHAGSPYADLGNLLRFCEDPVLARAVLDELRWVGEPLVDLGRAADLWALLDLASRAAEHEVAAAAHRLVSRMADTGTLAGGRPDLDVVH; encoded by the coding sequence ATGACCGACTTCGCAGCGAGTGCTGTTCCGTTGACAGGTGGGTACGGCGGGCAGACGTTCGCGGTGAGTGCCGGTGGTGAGGACGCGGTCATCAAGTTCTATGCCAAGGACCCAGGACGGGCAGTGGTGGACGCCGCGTTGCTGGAACTGGTCCGTGGGCTCTTGCCGGTGCCACGGGTACTGGAGCTGAAGCGGGAGGGCTCGTACGACGAGCCGCCGTACCTGCTGACCGAGCGGCTGCCGGGGGTCAATCTGCAGATGTTCCTGGAGACCGCGGACGAGGCACAGCGTCGGACGGTCGGGACGCAACTGGGGGAGTTGCTGGCGCGGCTGAGCGGGATGCCGTTCCTGCGGGCAGGGATGTTCCAGGACGACGAGCTCAGGGTCGAGCCGTTCGGGGTCGGGGACCTGACCGAGTACGTGGCCGGTCTGGACCTCGGGCTGAGCGAGGGCTTCGCGACCGTGATCGACGAGGCGGAGGAGCTGCTCGAGGGCGGTGTACACCGCGTCTGCCTGGTCCACAGCGACTTCAACCCGAAGAACCTGCTCGTCGACCCGGAGACCGCGCGGATCACCGGGCTGATCGACTGGGAATTCGCACATGCCGGCTCGCCGTACGCCGACCTCGGCAACCTGCTGCGGTTCTGCGAGGATCCGGTGCTCGCGCGCGCCGTACTGGACGAGCTCCGGTGGGTCGGGGAGCCGCTGGTGGACCTCGGGCGAGCGGCCGATCTGTGGGCGCTGCTGGACCTCGCGAGCCGGGCCGCCGAGCACGAGGTGGCGGCCGCGGCGCACCGGCTGGTCTCCCGAATGGCGGACACGGGGACACTCGCGGGCGGCCGTCCGGACCTGGACGTCGTACATTGA
- a CDS encoding class I SAM-dependent methyltransferase: MNEPVRVELSEAETSLASRTYWNDAAGEYLAEHGEFLGDDRFIWSPEGVDEADAQLLGPVRGRRVLEVGCGAAQCSRWLVTQGADVVAFDISVEQLRIAKTLDERTGTAVRTVAADAVALPYRDASFDIVCSAFGALPFVADAGTAFREIARVLRPSGTLVFSVTHPFRWTMPDDPSPAGLRITHSYFDRRPYVEVDSSGTPVYAEHHRTVGDWIRELTGAGFVVDDLLEPEWPAGHELIWGGWGPERGPLVPGTAIWTAHKP, translated from the coding sequence GTGAACGAGCCGGTACGGGTTGAGCTGAGCGAGGCGGAGACCTCGCTGGCCAGTCGTACCTATTGGAACGACGCGGCCGGCGAGTATCTCGCTGAACACGGCGAGTTCCTCGGTGACGACCGGTTCATCTGGTCGCCGGAGGGTGTCGACGAGGCGGACGCGCAGTTGCTCGGGCCGGTTCGTGGGCGGCGGGTGCTCGAGGTCGGGTGTGGTGCCGCGCAGTGCTCGCGCTGGCTGGTGACGCAGGGCGCCGACGTGGTCGCGTTCGACATCTCGGTCGAGCAGCTGCGGATCGCCAAGACCCTCGACGAGCGCACCGGTACGGCGGTCCGCACGGTCGCCGCGGACGCGGTCGCGCTCCCCTACCGCGACGCCTCCTTCGACATCGTCTGCTCGGCCTTCGGGGCGCTCCCGTTCGTTGCCGATGCCGGTACGGCGTTCCGCGAGATCGCCCGCGTCCTCCGGCCGTCCGGCACGCTCGTCTTCTCCGTGACCCACCCGTTCCGCTGGACCATGCCCGACGACCCGTCACCGGCCGGGCTGCGGATCACCCACTCCTACTTCGACCGCCGCCCGTACGTCGAGGTCGACAGCTCCGGTACGCCGGTCTACGCCGAGCACCACCGCACCGTCGGCGACTGGATCCGGGAGCTGACCGGCGCGGGCTTCGTCGTCGACGACCTGCTCGAACCGGAGTGGCCGGCCGGCCATGAGCTGATCTGGGGCGGCTGGGGCCCCGAACGCGGCCCGCTGGTCCCCGGTACCGCGATCTGGACGGCGCACAAACCATGA
- a CDS encoding acyltransferase family protein has protein sequence MRQARFPAVDGLRVIAALAVVVSQVGLHTHAPLAGVVSRLDVGWAIFCAISGFLLYRPHVLAWFSATEPPLTLPYLRNRALRILPALLIAVLLSVVLVPHPSTLYLRWAVLTPLPFYLLLPGLGRLLTGYERPTRRSVRWRLLVLVALTILGPVWMAAVMATGHPSAGLWLPGYLGWFAVGMGMALWQVSRATGRLGPSTLDTLTRVPGTLWGIAAALLLIAATPVAGPYNHSMPTPAQALVKSLLYTVAVACMLFPVLTPTAGTVRVLGGRPARLAAKLSYGAVVYQFVVLGLLHGPFAVQLPVTLVGAALLAAISYRLVERPIAKKIAAAKTDSSVTKPSSSAAL, from the coding sequence ATGAGACAAGCACGCTTCCCAGCCGTCGACGGACTGCGCGTGATCGCCGCGCTCGCGGTCGTGGTCTCGCAGGTCGGCCTGCACACGCACGCACCGCTGGCAGGAGTGGTGTCGCGGCTGGACGTGGGCTGGGCGATCTTCTGCGCGATCTCCGGCTTTCTCTTGTACCGGCCGCACGTGCTGGCGTGGTTCTCGGCCACCGAGCCGCCGCTGACACTGCCCTACCTCCGCAACCGCGCCCTGCGCATCCTCCCCGCGCTACTGATCGCAGTACTGCTCTCTGTCGTGCTCGTCCCGCACCCGTCGACGCTGTACCTACGCTGGGCCGTCCTGACACCACTCCCGTTCTACCTGCTCCTCCCCGGCCTAGGACGCCTGCTGACGGGCTACGAGCGTCCCACCCGGCGCAGTGTGCGCTGGCGGCTGCTCGTCCTGGTCGCACTGACCATCCTCGGCCCGGTCTGGATGGCCGCCGTGATGGCAACCGGCCACCCCAGCGCAGGCCTCTGGCTGCCCGGCTACCTCGGCTGGTTCGCCGTCGGGATGGGCATGGCGCTGTGGCAGGTCTCCCGCGCCACGGGTCGTCTCGGACCGTCAACGCTCGACACGCTCACCAGGGTCCCCGGCACGCTCTGGGGAATCGCCGCGGCACTCCTTCTGATCGCCGCGACGCCTGTCGCAGGCCCCTACAACCACTCCATGCCCACACCGGCACAGGCCCTGGTCAAGAGCCTGCTCTACACAGTGGCCGTCGCCTGCATGCTCTTCCCGGTGCTGACCCCAACGGCCGGCACGGTCCGCGTCCTTGGCGGTCGCCCGGCGCGGCTCGCCGCGAAGCTGTCGTACGGCGCCGTCGTCTATCAATTCGTCGTACTGGGACTCCTGCACGGCCCGTTCGCCGTACAGCTTCCTGTGACGCTGGTGGGCGCCGCACTACTGGCAGCGATCAGCTACCGCCTGGTGGAGCGTCCGATCGCGAAGAAGATCGCAGCGGCGAAGACCGACAGCAGTGTGACCAAGCCGAGCAGCAGCGCCGCCCTGTAG
- a CDS encoding alpha-(1->3)-arabinofuranosyltransferase domain-containing protein, with product MRRLKAGSTDQVVWRARLVLGCLALIALCFQQAPGRIVVGGKLELTAGPGGLLSRAMHLWDPHTGFGQLQNDTYGYLLPMGPFHWLLAALSVPDWIAQRLWWSLVLCVAFLGVWKLCNVLQYGVPWTRLAVALLYALIPRTFGELPTEVWPMAMAPWVLLPLVTPRVRSGWWRASWSAAAFALIGGANPTGSVAVLVLPAIWLVLRAKVKLTLAWLAFVVAVSIWWLVPLLMLLKYGSGPPAPRWLPVAGAVFGLPLALAAAHYLRLLTNLSVARGIHRRVVPVLAAGLAVAAALPVVLAQPTEAFAAIPVHWQQAARWLDNQTAPGSVLVLSTSTEPLAALVKRPLATLTDDMRRRVDSGVGDRTLRQELNQDGVRYVVVRNDQEDGTPALAIHDSLADAGINRAAYFGPAGPTRLPYPGVEIYDVGATSPGRLIPESRLFALGGSTDDVPTVVTALGGGGAAVLRADADGKVDGLPVVETADQSGVEPSAVVLRNTQIGRSACLHVGTRALCSPDQAKDSAEPNGLSRTIQLPKAASYQLRGTALAKDGETLEQLLVVPGAITATASSRAVTAPEGRPGAAVDRALGTGWLAAADDPSPSLTLKLPVARDVQGLRFRSDPYLNGSRPAEVTVHFDNSGPVHAVVDAAGYVRFASRHTQSIKIDFTATKPLQDAQTSPVGVDEVEVLGADELRKAVDPQRRVPAYCGNGPTVRVDGVPMRTQVAAGMQQLLQRRPVSFQLCGTSPEVPLRSGRHQIEVRANGGLVPIETTLVKAGFGTGSGTPVQGVEVWHPNPTELTVEAPGATEQSVLAVAQNYNDGWEAYDGSGRKLTPIRVAGWQQGWLLPAGPEQLVTARFMPDRSYRAALLLGLVTLLSVFAAAIFFAIGRSTRR from the coding sequence GTGAGGAGGCTGAAGGCAGGCAGTACGGACCAGGTCGTCTGGCGGGCCCGGCTCGTCCTCGGCTGCCTCGCGCTGATCGCCCTCTGCTTCCAGCAGGCCCCGGGCCGGATCGTCGTGGGCGGCAAACTCGAGCTGACCGCCGGACCGGGCGGCCTGCTGTCCCGGGCGATGCATCTGTGGGATCCGCACACCGGCTTCGGTCAGCTGCAGAACGACACGTACGGCTACCTGCTGCCGATGGGACCGTTCCACTGGCTGCTGGCTGCGCTCTCCGTTCCGGACTGGATCGCGCAACGCCTTTGGTGGTCCTTGGTCCTCTGCGTCGCGTTCCTCGGCGTCTGGAAGCTGTGCAACGTCCTGCAGTACGGCGTGCCGTGGACGCGGCTGGCGGTCGCCCTGCTGTACGCCCTGATTCCACGGACGTTCGGTGAGCTCCCGACAGAGGTGTGGCCGATGGCCATGGCTCCTTGGGTGCTGCTGCCGCTTGTGACACCACGTGTCCGCTCCGGATGGTGGCGGGCCAGTTGGTCAGCTGCCGCGTTCGCCTTGATCGGCGGCGCCAACCCGACAGGCAGTGTCGCCGTACTCGTCCTACCGGCCATCTGGCTGGTGCTGCGCGCCAAGGTGAAGCTGACGCTTGCCTGGCTCGCCTTCGTAGTCGCGGTCTCGATCTGGTGGCTCGTACCTCTCCTCATGCTCCTCAAGTACGGCTCCGGGCCGCCCGCGCCGCGGTGGTTGCCTGTAGCGGGGGCCGTCTTCGGTCTGCCGCTCGCACTCGCCGCGGCGCACTACCTCCGGCTGCTGACCAACCTCTCCGTGGCGCGTGGAATCCACCGCCGTGTCGTACCTGTACTCGCGGCCGGCCTTGCGGTGGCTGCTGCCCTACCTGTGGTCCTCGCGCAGCCGACTGAGGCGTTCGCGGCGATCCCTGTGCACTGGCAACAGGCGGCGCGCTGGCTGGACAACCAGACCGCTCCGGGCAGTGTGCTCGTCCTGTCGACCTCGACCGAGCCGCTCGCGGCCCTGGTGAAGCGGCCGCTGGCGACGCTGACCGACGACATGCGGCGCCGGGTGGACTCGGGCGTCGGTGACCGCACGCTGCGGCAGGAGCTGAACCAGGACGGCGTCCGGTACGTCGTCGTGCGCAATGACCAGGAGGACGGTACGCCCGCGCTCGCGATCCACGACAGTCTGGCCGACGCGGGCATCAACCGCGCCGCGTACTTCGGTCCTGCCGGGCCGACCCGCCTGCCGTACCCGGGCGTGGAGATCTACGACGTCGGGGCGACCTCACCCGGCCGGCTGATCCCGGAGTCGCGGTTGTTCGCGCTCGGCGGCAGCACGGACGACGTACCGACCGTGGTGACCGCCCTCGGCGGTGGCGGGGCGGCCGTACTGCGGGCGGACGCGGACGGCAAGGTCGACGGGCTGCCGGTGGTCGAGACCGCCGACCAGAGCGGCGTGGAGCCCAGTGCGGTCGTGCTGCGGAACACGCAGATCGGGCGGTCCGCATGCCTGCACGTGGGGACGAGGGCGCTGTGCAGTCCGGATCAGGCGAAGGACTCCGCCGAGCCGAACGGCCTGTCGCGGACCATCCAGCTGCCGAAGGCGGCGTCGTACCAGCTGCGCGGGACCGCGCTGGCCAAGGACGGCGAGACGCTCGAGCAGTTGCTGGTCGTACCGGGTGCGATCACCGCGACCGCGTCGTCGCGGGCCGTGACCGCACCGGAAGGGCGGCCCGGGGCCGCCGTCGATCGTGCGCTCGGGACCGGGTGGCTGGCCGCGGCGGACGACCCCTCGCCGAGCCTGACCTTGAAGTTGCCGGTGGCAAGGGATGTGCAGGGGCTGCGGTTCCGGTCGGATCCGTACCTGAACGGATCCCGCCCGGCCGAGGTGACAGTGCACTTCGACAACAGCGGTCCGGTGCACGCCGTCGTGGACGCGGCCGGGTATGTGCGGTTCGCGTCGCGGCACACGCAGTCGATCAAGATCGACTTCACCGCGACGAAACCGCTGCAGGACGCGCAGACCAGCCCGGTCGGGGTCGACGAGGTGGAGGTGCTCGGCGCGGACGAGCTGCGCAAGGCGGTCGACCCGCAGCGGCGCGTCCCGGCCTACTGCGGGAACGGGCCGACGGTACGGGTCGACGGCGTACCGATGCGCACGCAGGTTGCGGCCGGCATGCAGCAGCTGCTCCAGCGCCGGCCGGTGTCGTTCCAGCTGTGCGGCACGAGCCCGGAGGTTCCGTTGCGGTCCGGGCGGCACCAGATCGAGGTCCGGGCGAACGGTGGGCTCGTGCCGATCGAGACCACGCTGGTCAAGGCCGGGTTCGGCACCGGGTCGGGTACGCCGGTGCAGGGCGTGGAAGTGTGGCACCCGAACCCCACCGAGCTGACGGTCGAGGCACCGGGCGCGACCGAGCAGTCCGTGCTGGCCGTGGCGCAGAACTACAACGACGGCTGGGAGGCGTACGACGGCAGCGGCCGGAAGCTCACGCCCATCCGGGTCGCCGGCTGGCAACAGGGCTGGCTGCTGCCGGCAGGGCCGGAGCAGCTCGTCACGGCCCGTTTCATGCCGGACCGCAGCTACAGGGCGGCGCTGCTGCTCGGCTTGGTCACACTGCTGTCGGTCTTCGCCGCTGCGATCTTCTTCGCGATCGGACGCTCCACCAGGCGGTAG
- a CDS encoding oligosaccharide flippase family protein — translation MTSGTTPAPQPQTPRKSFLRSATVVAVAMAIMNVAAYGFTLIGSRRLMPEQFGAITALLGLLLIGNVASLGLQATGARQLATHTGDGAATLADAMLRAGRRSAAGLTVLCLVLTPVFMWLLHVDSVIAILLLAPTLGGLTLMGSQLGILQGSHRWTELAAVYTAAGLGRLILGGGALIVHPSLDWAMAGLAVGAAVPAVLGQFFLRSSNGATAKDVKAVLRETVHGTHTLLAFFALANADVLFARALLDEKDSGYYAAGLIIAKACLFLPQFVIVLVFPSLANSPGDTVRLRRAILAVAGLGACAVVGTLILPGIVVEVIGGKEKYAPLGPYTWLFAVAGSAYAVLQLVVYAAIAQQEKRAALVIWLGLVVLAIAAGIVLGTDTATGLNGVKVLAAMTSTCALLLSGALATGLHRQSS, via the coding sequence ATGACTTCTGGCACCACCCCGGCGCCACAACCGCAGACTCCGCGCAAGAGCTTCCTGCGCAGTGCCACGGTCGTCGCCGTCGCGATGGCGATCATGAACGTCGCGGCGTACGGCTTCACGCTGATCGGATCCCGGCGGCTGATGCCCGAACAGTTCGGCGCGATCACCGCGCTGCTCGGGCTGCTGCTGATCGGCAACGTCGCGTCGCTCGGCCTGCAGGCCACCGGCGCGCGGCAGCTCGCCACCCACACCGGGGACGGTGCGGCCACGCTCGCCGACGCGATGCTGCGGGCGGGACGCCGGTCCGCGGCCGGACTGACCGTGCTCTGCCTGGTGCTGACGCCGGTGTTCATGTGGCTGCTGCACGTCGACTCGGTGATCGCGATCCTGTTGCTCGCGCCGACGCTCGGCGGCCTCACCCTGATGGGATCGCAGCTCGGCATCCTCCAGGGCAGCCATCGCTGGACCGAGCTCGCCGCCGTCTACACCGCGGCGGGCCTCGGCCGGCTGATCCTCGGCGGCGGCGCGCTGATCGTCCACCCGTCGCTCGACTGGGCGATGGCCGGTCTCGCGGTCGGTGCCGCCGTACCGGCCGTCCTCGGCCAGTTCTTCCTCCGCAGCTCGAACGGTGCGACGGCCAAGGACGTCAAGGCGGTACTGCGGGAAACCGTGCACGGCACGCACACGCTGCTCGCGTTCTTCGCGCTCGCGAACGCCGACGTGCTGTTCGCCCGCGCCCTGCTCGACGAGAAGGACAGCGGGTACTACGCCGCCGGCCTGATCATCGCGAAGGCCTGCCTGTTCCTTCCGCAGTTCGTGATCGTGCTGGTGTTCCCGTCGCTGGCCAACTCCCCTGGCGACACGGTCCGGCTCCGGCGCGCGATCCTCGCGGTCGCGGGCCTCGGCGCGTGTGCGGTGGTCGGGACGTTGATCCTGCCCGGGATCGTCGTCGAGGTGATCGGCGGCAAGGAGAAGTACGCCCCGCTCGGCCCGTACACCTGGCTGTTCGCCGTCGCCGGTTCCGCGTACGCCGTACTCCAGCTGGTCGTGTACGCCGCGATCGCGCAGCAGGAGAAGCGCGCCGCCCTGGTGATCTGGCTCGGCCTCGTCGTGCTGGCGATCGCGGCCGGCATCGTCCTCGGTACCGACACCGCGACCGGCCTGAACGGCGTGAAGGTGCTGGCCGCGATGACCAGCACCTGCGCGCTCCTGCTGTCCGGTGCACTCGCCACCGGACTGCATCGTCAATCGAGCTGA
- a CDS encoding ABC transporter permease — protein MTTLNAERTAAAHQRERTAKSSVGLGLRMRRHWQLYAMLALPLIWLAVFAYWPMYGVIIAFKDYNVVSGIWGSPWVGLKHFERFVESYQFWRLIRNTVFLHVYELLATFPLPIILALCLNTVRRKWFSRSAQLITYAPHFISTVVVVGLLVVLTNPNTGVANQLLGLFGLGPVDFMGDSGLFRHLYVWSGAWQTMGFSAIIYLAALTSVPPELHEAAIVDGASRLRRIWHIDLPAIVPVAVILLILNIGSILSVGFEKVLLMQNNLNLDVAEVIDTYVYKIGLASAVPQFSYATAIGLFRSVIGLVLLVLANTFARRFAKSSLW, from the coding sequence ATGACGACGCTGAATGCCGAGCGCACAGCAGCCGCGCACCAGCGGGAGCGGACCGCGAAGTCGTCGGTCGGCCTGGGCCTGCGGATGCGGCGGCACTGGCAGCTGTACGCGATGCTCGCGCTGCCGCTGATCTGGCTGGCGGTCTTCGCCTACTGGCCGATGTACGGCGTGATCATCGCGTTCAAGGACTACAACGTGGTGTCCGGGATCTGGGGCAGCCCGTGGGTCGGGCTGAAGCACTTCGAGCGGTTCGTGGAGTCGTACCAGTTCTGGCGGCTGATCCGGAACACCGTGTTCCTGCACGTGTACGAGTTGCTCGCGACGTTCCCGTTGCCGATCATCCTCGCGCTCTGCCTGAATACGGTCCGGCGGAAGTGGTTCAGCCGGTCGGCGCAGCTGATCACGTACGCGCCGCACTTCATCTCGACCGTCGTGGTCGTCGGCCTGCTGGTCGTCCTGACCAACCCGAACACCGGCGTCGCGAACCAGTTGCTCGGCCTGTTCGGGCTCGGCCCGGTCGACTTCATGGGCGACTCCGGCCTGTTCCGGCACCTGTACGTCTGGTCGGGAGCGTGGCAGACGATGGGCTTCAGCGCGATCATCTACCTGGCCGCGCTGACCAGCGTTCCGCCGGAGCTGCACGAGGCGGCGATCGTGGACGGCGCGTCCCGGCTGCGCCGGATCTGGCACATCGACCTGCCGGCGATCGTGCCGGTGGCGGTGATCCTGCTGATCCTGAACATCGGCTCGATCCTGTCGGTCGGATTCGAGAAGGTGCTGCTGATGCAGAACAACCTGAACCTCGACGTGGCCGAGGTGATCGACACCTACGTCTACAAGATCGGTCTGGCCTCGGCGGTACCGCAGTTCAGCTATGCGACCGCGATCGGGCTGTTCCGATCGGTGATCGGTCTCGTCCTGCTGGTGCTGGCGAACACGTTCGCCCGGCGGTTCGCCAAGTCGAGTCTCTGGTGA
- a CDS encoding carbohydrate ABC transporter permease, with protein sequence MSTAATQDTRSDRIVSACIYTALGLFCLAVLYPIVYVLSASVSNTKKVAAGEVWLWPVGFTLDAYKAIFDYKSIVSGFGNSVYYAVVGAVVATVLTLLAAYPLSRKGLPGKGLIMAAFVFTMMFSGGLIPTYLVVDKLGLLNTRWAIILPAALAVWNVIITRTYFMVTIPEELVEAGKVDGCSDFGFFWRIVLPLSKPIIAVNLLFYAVGQWNSFFNALIYLTNEQLFPLQVILRQILIQSKVDPSQMPDTSKLIQLKELQQQLKYSLIVIGMIPPLLVYPFVQKHFVKGAMIGSLKG encoded by the coding sequence ATGAGCACCGCTGCTACCCAGGACACCCGCTCGGACAGGATCGTCTCAGCCTGCATCTACACGGCGCTGGGCCTGTTCTGTCTCGCTGTCCTCTACCCGATCGTCTACGTCCTCAGCGCGTCGGTCAGCAACACCAAGAAGGTCGCCGCGGGCGAGGTCTGGTTGTGGCCGGTCGGCTTCACCCTGGACGCGTACAAGGCGATCTTCGACTACAAGTCGATCGTCAGCGGCTTCGGCAACTCGGTGTACTACGCGGTCGTGGGAGCCGTGGTGGCGACGGTCCTCACACTGCTGGCGGCGTACCCGCTGTCCCGGAAGGGCCTGCCGGGCAAGGGCCTGATCATGGCGGCGTTCGTGTTCACGATGATGTTCAGCGGCGGGCTGATCCCGACGTACCTGGTGGTCGACAAGCTCGGACTGCTGAACACCCGGTGGGCGATCATCCTGCCGGCCGCGCTGGCGGTCTGGAACGTGATCATCACCCGGACGTACTTCATGGTGACGATCCCCGAGGAGCTGGTGGAGGCCGGCAAGGTCGACGGCTGCAGCGACTTCGGGTTCTTCTGGCGGATCGTGCTGCCGCTGAGCAAGCCGATCATCGCGGTGAACCTGCTGTTCTACGCGGTCGGCCAGTGGAACTCGTTCTTCAACGCCCTGATCTACCTCACCAACGAGCAGCTGTTCCCGCTGCAGGTGATCCTGCGGCAGATCCTGATCCAGTCGAAGGTCGATCCGTCGCAGATGCCGGACACCAGCAAGCTGATCCAGCTGAAGGAGCTGCAGCAGCAGCTGAAGTACTCGCTGATCGTGATCGGGATGATTCCGCCGCTGCTCGTCTACCCGTTCGTGCAGAAACACTTCGTCAAGGGAGCCATGATCGGCTCGCTGAAGGGATGA